The following coding sequences are from one Nicotiana tomentosiformis chromosome 3, ASM39032v3, whole genome shotgun sequence window:
- the LOC104089861 gene encoding cytochrome b5 isoform X2 — translation MASDGKVHGFEEVAKHNKTKDCWLIINGKVYDVTPFMEDHPGGDEVLLSATGKDATNDFEDVGHSDSAREMMDKYYIGDIDVSTVPLKRAYIPPQQAPYNPDKTPEFIIKILQFLVPLLILGLAFAVRHYTKEK, via the exons ATGGCGTCAGATGGGAAAGTTCATGGATTTGAGGAGGTTGCCAAACACAACAAGACCAAAGATTGCTGGCTTATTATCAATGGAAAG GTGTATGATGTAACTCCATTCATGGAGGATCATCCTGGTGGTGATGAAGTTTTGCTTTCAGCAACTG GAAAAGATGCAACCAATGACTTTGAAGATGTTGGCCACAGTGATTCTGCTAGAGAGATGATGGATAAGTATTACATTGGGGATATCGACGTGTCAACAGTTCCCCTAAAACGTGCATATATTCCACCGCAACAAGCCCCATACAATCCGGACAAGACTCCagaattcattatcaaaattctaCAGTTCCTTGTACCCCTCTTGATCTTGGGCTTGGCCTTTGCAGTACGACACTACACCAAGGAGAAGTAA
- the LOC104089861 gene encoding cytochrome b5 isoform X1 — MLSSSVTCRVDQLISHLDAFPSRVQQFYVFPYLKRILMYVCISNCSQVYDVTPFMEDHPGGDEVLLSATGKDATNDFEDVGHSDSAREMMDKYYIGDIDVSTVPLKRAYIPPQQAPYNPDKTPEFIIKILQFLVPLLILGLAFAVRHYTKEK; from the exons ATGCTCAGTTCATCTGTTACGTGTCG TGTAGACCAACTTATATCTCATCTAGATGCTTTTCCTTCAAGAGTCCAACAGTTTTATGTTTTTCCTTACCTAAAACGAATATTAATGTATGTCTGCATATCAAATTGTTCTCAGGTGTATGATGTAACTCCATTCATGGAGGATCATCCTGGTGGTGATGAAGTTTTGCTTTCAGCAACTG GAAAAGATGCAACCAATGACTTTGAAGATGTTGGCCACAGTGATTCTGCTAGAGAGATGATGGATAAGTATTACATTGGGGATATCGACGTGTCAACAGTTCCCCTAAAACGTGCATATATTCCACCGCAACAAGCCCCATACAATCCGGACAAGACTCCagaattcattatcaaaattctaCAGTTCCTTGTACCCCTCTTGATCTTGGGCTTGGCCTTTGCAGTACGACACTACACCAAGGAGAAGTAA